From Nitrospinota bacterium, a single genomic window includes:
- a CDS encoding ATP-dependent Clp protease adaptor ClpS produces the protein MEGPNPKERPSPADEALAELSVIPPYKVLLHNDEITPMDFVVETLLRFFLSDRARALEVMTAAHNQGVAVVAIMPLEHAEFKVGQAHGHAKAHGFPLAFSIEPAE, from the coding sequence ATGGAAGGGCCTAATCCGAAAGAGCGTCCGTCGCCCGCCGATGAGGCGCTCGCCGAGCTTTCCGTCATCCCCCCATACAAGGTGCTGTTGCACAATGACGAAATCACCCCGATGGATTTCGTGGTGGAGACGTTGCTGCGGTTTTTCCTGTCGGATCGCGCCCGCGCGCTGGAGGTCATGACGGCGGCCCACAATCAGGGGGTGGCGGTGGTGGCGATCATGCCGCTGGAACACGCCGAGTTTAAGGTGGGGCAGGCGCATGGCCACGCGAAGGCGCACGGCTTTCCGCTCGCTTTCAGCATCGAGCCGGCCGAATAG
- a CDS encoding methyl-accepting chemotaxis protein, with product MNAIKKIYWGFGLLLLLLVALSGISIYQAMRSAVLTARMDAASQRRELSDDMKLDVVQVQQWLTDISATRGAEGFDDGYKEAEEYAKLFREHSGKLKRLFAGSPTEEKLKSVDRAFEDFYTLGRTMAGTYVKQGPDEGNKMMGQFDPVAEKLASEMEETVQQVNKDFDETLAQLETAAQTSKLMGFAAAAAGILLGAGIAIYIATDTRRRMTAITENLGASSEQVSSAAGQLSGASQTLASSSTEQAASLEETSATMEEIAAMAKNNAENTMRAKKLTDGCIASIQNNDVSISRMVTAMKDIRNSSEAISKIIKTIDEISFQTNLLALNAAVEAARAGEHGKGFAVVAEEVRNLAQRASVAAKETEALIAGAMAATHGGETLVTEVAGVFRGLAGSITEINTLVTEITSASGEQAKGVDQVNVAIQQINGTTQQNASSSEEAASASEELNAQADTLREVVDSLSTLVGLDQARAATAARPALTAPRGA from the coding sequence ATGAACGCCATAAAAAAAATCTATTGGGGCTTCGGGCTGCTGCTTCTGTTGCTGGTCGCGCTCAGCGGCATTTCCATTTATCAGGCGATGCGCTCGGCCGTGCTGACCGCCAGGATGGATGCCGCCTCGCAGCGGCGCGAACTTTCCGATGACATGAAGCTGGACGTGGTGCAGGTACAGCAGTGGCTGACCGATATTTCGGCCACGCGCGGCGCCGAAGGGTTTGACGACGGCTACAAAGAGGCGGAGGAATACGCCAAGCTCTTCCGCGAACACAGCGGCAAGCTCAAGCGGCTCTTCGCCGGCTCCCCCACCGAAGAAAAGCTGAAAAGCGTGGACCGGGCCTTTGAGGATTTCTACACCCTCGGGCGCACGATGGCCGGCACCTACGTCAAGCAGGGGCCGGACGAAGGCAACAAAATGATGGGACAGTTCGACCCGGTCGCCGAAAAGCTGGCCTCCGAAATGGAGGAAACCGTCCAGCAGGTGAACAAGGATTTCGACGAAACGCTGGCGCAACTGGAGACGGCGGCCCAAACCAGCAAACTGATGGGGTTCGCCGCGGCGGCGGCAGGCATTCTGTTGGGCGCGGGCATCGCCATCTACATCGCCACCGATACGCGGCGGCGGATGACCGCCATCACCGAGAACCTCGGGGCCAGCAGCGAGCAGGTGAGCAGCGCGGCGGGGCAACTCTCCGGCGCCAGCCAAACGCTGGCGAGTTCGTCCACCGAGCAGGCGGCCTCGCTGGAGGAAACCAGCGCCACCATGGAGGAGATCGCGGCGATGGCGAAAAATAACGCCGAAAACACGATGCGGGCGAAAAAACTCACCGACGGCTGCATCGCCTCCATTCAGAACAACGATGTTTCCATCAGCCGGATGGTCACCGCCATGAAGGATATCCGCAACTCAAGCGAGGCCATCAGCAAAATAATAAAAACCATCGATGAAATATCGTTCCAGACCAACCTGCTGGCGCTCAATGCCGCCGTGGAGGCGGCACGCGCCGGGGAGCACGGCAAGGGATTCGCCGTGGTGGCCGAAGAGGTGCGCAACCTGGCGCAGCGCGCCTCGGTCGCCGCGAAGGAAACCGAAGCGCTTATTGCCGGCGCCATGGCGGCAACGCACGGCGGGGAGACGCTGGTGACCGAGGTGGCGGGCGTCTTCCGCGGTCTAGCCGGGAGCATTACCGAAATAAACACGCTAGTGACCGAAATAACCTCCGCCTCCGGCGAGCAAGCCAAAGGGGTGGATCAAGTGAATGTGGCAATACAGCAGATCAACGGCACCACCCAGCAAAACGCCAGCAGCAGCGAGGAGGCGGCATCGGCCAGCGAGGAGCTTAACGCGCAGGCGGACACCCTGCGGGAAGTGGTTGACAGCCTGTCGACGCTGGTCGGACTGGATCAGGCCCGCGCCGCCACGGCCGCGCGGCCGGCGTTGACGGCCCCGAGGGGCGCATAG
- a CDS encoding methyl-accepting chemotaxis protein — protein MVEAIKEVAQGDFTREVPVTSRDEIGVMGGTFNGMVEELRGMFKEIGGSSRALAASAEDLSGISSQLAASSEQMSAQAAGVAGATEQMSSNINSMAAAVEEASVNANAVSGTSEQMSANMRSIASSVEEMSHSIREVAKNADETSQVAGEAMGLSQNASNTMQTLGAAANEIGKVTAMIKRIAEQTNLLALNATIEAASAGEAGRGFAVVANEIKELANQSARAAEEIAAKIEGVRGSATGAVKVISDVSGIIGKINTSVESITTAMNQQTAAATEISRNVAEVSKGAVDIAVSIAEVAKGTTEISRNSGEAARGANDVSSNIQGISKAVQDNNAGIRRINSSSTELAKVSSGLQAMVSRFKVETGGGIRKEIILRKNAG, from the coding sequence ATGGTGGAGGCGATAAAAGAGGTCGCGCAAGGAGACTTCACGCGGGAAGTGCCGGTCACCAGCCGCGACGAGATCGGCGTGATGGGCGGGACCTTCAATGGCATGGTGGAAGAATTGCGCGGAATGTTCAAGGAGATTGGCGGAAGCTCCCGCGCGCTGGCGGCATCGGCGGAGGATCTCTCAGGCATATCCTCGCAGCTCGCCGCCAGTTCCGAGCAGATGTCGGCGCAGGCGGCGGGGGTGGCCGGCGCCACCGAACAGATGTCGTCGAACATCAACTCAATGGCCGCCGCGGTGGAAGAGGCGAGCGTGAACGCCAACGCCGTTTCCGGCACGTCGGAGCAGATGTCGGCGAATATGCGCTCCATCGCCTCATCGGTCGAAGAAATGTCGCACTCCATCCGCGAGGTGGCCAAGAACGCCGACGAAACATCCCAAGTCGCCGGCGAGGCCATGGGCCTGTCGCAAAACGCCAGCAACACCATGCAGACGCTGGGCGCGGCGGCCAACGAGATCGGCAAGGTGACGGCAATGATCAAACGGATCGCGGAGCAGACGAACCTGCTGGCGCTGAACGCCACCATCGAGGCCGCCAGCGCGGGCGAAGCGGGCCGGGGTTTCGCGGTGGTGGCCAACGAGATAAAAGAGCTGGCGAACCAGAGCGCGAGGGCGGCCGAAGAAATCGCGGCGAAGATCGAGGGGGTGCGGGGAAGCGCCACCGGAGCGGTGAAAGTGATCTCCGACGTGTCGGGCATCATCGGGAAAATCAACACATCCGTGGAAAGCATCACCACCGCGATGAACCAGCAGACGGCGGCGGCGACCGAGATATCCCGCAACGTGGCGGAAGTCAGCAAAGGAGCGGTTGACATCGCCGTTTCGATAGCCGAAGTCGCCAAGGGAACGACGGAGATAAGCCGGAACTCCGGCGAGGCGGCGCGCGGCGCCAACGATGTTTCCTCGAACATCCAGGGGATTTCCAAGGCGGTGCAGGACAACAACGCCGGAATAAGGCGGATCAACTCGTCTTCCACCGAACTGGCGAAGGTTTCGTCCGGCTTGCAGGCGATGGTCTCCCGCTTTAAGGTGGAAACCGGCGGCGGCATCCGCAAGGAAATAATATTGCGCAAAAATGCGGGGTAA
- a CDS encoding energy-coupling factor ABC transporter permease: MHIPDGFVGNHVNAVTFVISGAVCALAVRRAGKTMGEKQVPLMGTAAAFIFAAQMLNFPVAAGTSGHFLGALMAALLLGPLNGCLVMAVVLIIQCLLFADGGITAIGANIFNMGVAGGLGGWGAFRVVKAAGPKTRGWYLIAAAAASWFSIVLSASCCAMELALSGTSELSVALSAMAGVHALIGIGEAVITTTVISVVMAVRPDLIEEGVLAPAEGKPA; this comes from the coding sequence ATGCATATACCCGACGGGTTTGTTGGCAATCATGTGAACGCCGTTACGTTTGTCATTTCCGGCGCGGTTTGCGCCCTCGCGGTGAGGCGGGCGGGAAAAACCATGGGTGAAAAGCAGGTGCCGCTCATGGGTACCGCGGCGGCGTTCATTTTCGCCGCGCAGATGCTCAACTTTCCGGTGGCCGCCGGCACCAGCGGGCATTTCCTCGGCGCCCTGATGGCGGCGCTGTTGCTGGGGCCGCTTAACGGTTGCCTCGTTATGGCGGTGGTGCTTATCATCCAGTGCCTTCTTTTCGCCGATGGCGGCATCACGGCTATCGGCGCCAATATTTTCAATATGGGGGTTGCCGGCGGCTTGGGGGGCTGGGGCGCCTTCAGGGTTGTAAAAGCGGCCGGCCCCAAAACCCGCGGTTGGTACCTTATCGCCGCCGCCGCCGCATCGTGGTTTTCCATTGTCCTTTCCGCTTCCTGTTGCGCGATGGAGCTGGCGCTATCCGGCACTTCGGAGCTTTCCGTGGCGTTGTCCGCCATGGCGGGGGTACACGCGCTCATCGGCATCGGCGAGGCGGTCATCACCACCACGGTCATTTCGGTGGTGATGGCGGTGCGCCCCGACCTGATTGAGGAAGGGGTGCTTGCTCCCGCCGAAGGGAAACCGGCATGA
- a CDS encoding PDGLE domain-containing protein, with the protein MNTGYRLFIAGGLAAAIALALFISPFASSSPDGLEKVAEDKGFLEKGGQPVWTHAVMPDYQLPSMGKKSGLLAGIAGTLLAFGAGIGIALVMVKMKKGKDGR; encoded by the coding sequence ATGAATACCGGTTACCGTTTGTTTATCGCCGGCGGACTTGCGGCCGCCATCGCGCTGGCCCTCTTTATCTCCCCCTTCGCCTCATCCTCGCCCGATGGTTTGGAAAAAGTGGCCGAAGACAAGGGGTTCCTTGAAAAAGGGGGGCAACCCGTCTGGACGCACGCCGTAATGCCGGATTACCAGTTGCCGTCGATGGGGAAGAAGTCGGGATTGCTGGCGGGCATTGCCGGTACGCTGCTGGCTTTTGGGGCCGGGATCGGCATTGCCTTGGTCATGGTGAAAATGAAAAAAGGGAAAGACGGCCGGTAG
- a CDS encoding carbohydrate porin, with protein sequence MFKRVTGAILAVLLFAAPAFAEEEKEAKWYDTLTIGGGITTIVQTSSGNSDPADANSGDNLDFTNSVDIGIEAEVGPDQKLIIALEAGMGDGLTGRVGGSTFRPNYDAYSTTYANTGGASQQGLTVSQAYYEGMFFDHAVMLMVGRMDCHAMMDKNEFANSETTQFIGGPFVRTPGALYPELGQSGQYYATGVMAVLTPVEVFEITLMAANGEANKMGNSGHIGGQLNIRPKINGQQGNYRFYVLQDERSRADIVTGEMKAAIAYGASFDQYLSDEIGLFLRYSQQDKKLQIVDNTGAALGTDPLETIMSGGFQFSGALWSREADAVGIGYATGKMKPDVKTALETSLGGPLSGDQSMIEAYYRWQATPKMGLSADIQSHSNLPRLQKREFTAFALRMQLDF encoded by the coding sequence ATGTTTAAGCGCGTAACCGGAGCGATATTGGCCGTTTTGCTTTTTGCGGCGCCGGCCTTTGCCGAAGAGGAAAAAGAGGCGAAATGGTACGATACGCTGACCATCGGCGGCGGCATCACCACCATCGTTCAAACCTCCAGCGGGAACAGCGACCCCGCGGATGCGAACAGCGGCGACAATCTTGATTTCACCAACTCCGTCGACATCGGCATCGAGGCCGAGGTGGGGCCGGATCAGAAACTGATTATCGCGCTGGAGGCGGGGATGGGGGACGGCCTCACGGGCAGAGTCGGCGGCAGCACCTTCCGCCCGAACTACGATGCCTATTCCACGACTTATGCGAATACGGGCGGGGCCAGCCAGCAGGGCCTCACCGTTTCGCAGGCTTATTATGAGGGAATGTTTTTCGATCATGCCGTCATGCTGATGGTGGGCCGCATGGATTGCCATGCCATGATGGACAAGAACGAATTCGCCAACTCCGAGACCACTCAATTCATCGGAGGTCCATTCGTGCGGACGCCGGGCGCGCTGTATCCGGAGCTGGGGCAGAGCGGCCAGTATTACGCCACCGGCGTGATGGCGGTACTGACACCGGTCGAGGTGTTCGAGATCACCCTGATGGCGGCGAACGGCGAAGCGAACAAGATGGGAAATAGCGGCCACATCGGCGGCCAGCTCAATATCCGCCCGAAAATCAACGGCCAGCAGGGGAATTACCGTTTTTATGTACTGCAAGATGAACGGAGCCGCGCCGACATCGTGACCGGTGAGATGAAAGCGGCCATTGCTTATGGAGCCAGCTTTGACCAGTATCTCTCGGATGAAATAGGGTTATTTCTCCGCTATTCACAGCAGGACAAGAAGCTCCAGATCGTCGATAACACCGGCGCCGCGCTTGGCACCGACCCGCTGGAGACGATTATGTCCGGCGGTTTCCAATTCTCCGGCGCGCTTTGGAGCCGCGAGGCGGACGCGGTGGGTATCGGCTACGCCACCGGCAAGATGAAGCCGGATGTGAAGACGGCCCTCGAGACCTCGCTCGGCGGTCCGCTCTCCGGCGACCAGTCGATGATCGAGGCGTACTACCGCTGGCAGGCCACGCCCAAGATGGGGCTTTCGGCGGACATTCAGTCGCACAGCAATCTGCCGCGGCTGCAAAAGCGGGAATTTACCGCTTTCGCCCTGCGGATGCAGCTCGATTTCTGA
- a CDS encoding DUF1858 domain-containing protein: MDRYPRLFILAAIGYLLTGVVLGVGFTAGELNPATLRFVHIHLNLLGFMAMFIYGVGYHILPRFNAAPVKHPGLIGMHFWFVNAGLVGMGLAAMADGMYGTGLPHAAFLAAGILETLGIFIFAFNLIPVLLPPSAQAAPIPVAAPTAAPAKPAAPAAPVITPGMRVVEILEKFPSLEGTLIGCGFKTLAIPAARASFAKTTTLEQACRIHRLDAAEIAEKLNAVLAGGNAAAPQPAPARKAAEPASKGEKIKRGDHPTAATLIGSLLEAYPEVKPVFEKNYGEGCFSCAGQAFETLAQTADMHGMKVETILNEINHAIDTAKK; the protein is encoded by the coding sequence ATGGATAGATACCCCCGCTTGTTTATATTGGCCGCCATCGGCTACCTGCTGACCGGCGTAGTGCTGGGAGTTGGCTTTACCGCGGGGGAACTGAACCCCGCCACGCTCCGTTTCGTCCACATCCACCTCAACCTGCTCGGTTTCATGGCGATGTTCATCTACGGCGTGGGCTACCACATCCTGCCGCGTTTCAACGCCGCGCCGGTGAAACATCCCGGGCTGATCGGCATGCATTTCTGGTTCGTTAACGCCGGACTTGTCGGGATGGGCCTTGCCGCCATGGCGGACGGGATGTACGGCACGGGACTGCCCCATGCCGCATTCCTCGCCGCCGGCATCCTCGAAACATTGGGGATTTTCATTTTCGCGTTTAACCTGATCCCGGTGTTGCTGCCGCCCTCCGCCCAGGCCGCGCCGATACCGGTTGCGGCCCCTACAGCCGCGCCGGCAAAGCCGGCGGCTCCCGCGGCGCCGGTCATCACGCCCGGCATGCGCGTCGTAGAGATTTTGGAAAAATTCCCAAGCCTGGAAGGCACGCTCATCGGTTGCGGATTCAAAACGCTCGCCATCCCGGCGGCGCGCGCCTCTTTCGCCAAAACCACCACGCTCGAGCAGGCCTGCCGCATCCACCGGCTGGACGCCGCCGAGATAGCGGAGAAGCTCAACGCGGTGTTGGCGGGGGGCAACGCCGCCGCGCCCCAGCCGGCCCCCGCGCGAAAAGCGGCGGAGCCCGCATCCAAGGGGGAAAAGATCAAGCGGGGCGACCACCCCACCGCCGCCACCCTCATCGGCTCGCTGCTGGAGGCGTACCCCGAAGTAAAACCGGTCTTTGAAAAAAACTACGGCGAAGGCTGTTTCTCCTGCGCGGGGCAGGCATTTGAAACCCTTGCGCAGACCGCCGACATGCATGGCATGAAGGTGGAAACCATACTGAACGAAATCAACCACGCCATCGACACGGCGAAAAAATAA
- a CDS encoding Crp/Fnr family transcriptional regulator — MDLAKMALFQELAPGDLKPLAAIAHERSFEKGDILFSEGEAPESLWFIQDGEVKVYKEYPSGKSAILGLYSAGDSVALVAVIDGKPYPASCQAMSAGTAVVMRRQDALKVITGNPTIALEVMMDLCGRLRQLTAHLGSMSVQSVIRRLSRFLLLMADQMGTKKGNVIHVDLFLTRKELAESIGTSFEVAVRALGKLKEEEILEIKGRKLEIYDRAKLEKMADSD; from the coding sequence ATGGATCTTGCCAAGATGGCTCTCTTTCAGGAACTTGCTCCCGGCGACCTGAAGCCGTTGGCGGCGATCGCGCATGAGCGATCCTTCGAAAAAGGGGATATTCTCTTCAGCGAAGGGGAGGCTCCCGAAAGCCTTTGGTTTATCCAGGATGGGGAAGTAAAGGTATACAAGGAGTACCCCTCCGGCAAATCGGCCATCTTGGGGCTTTACTCGGCGGGAGATTCGGTGGCGCTGGTGGCGGTGATCGACGGCAAGCCGTATCCGGCGAGCTGTCAGGCGATGAGCGCCGGCACGGCGGTTGTCATGCGGCGGCAGGACGCGCTGAAGGTCATTACCGGCAATCCCACAATCGCGCTGGAGGTGATGATGGATCTCTGCGGGCGGCTGCGGCAGCTTACCGCCCACCTTGGCAGCATGTCGGTGCAGTCGGTCATTCGGCGCCTGTCGCGCTTCCTGTTGCTGATGGCCGACCAGATGGGAACCAAAAAAGGAAACGTTATCCACGTCGATCTTTTCCTTACCCGCAAGGAATTGGCGGAATCCATTGGCACCTCGTTTGAGGTGGCGGTGCGGGCGCTGGGCAAGCTTAAGGAAGAGGAAATTCTTGAGATTAAAGGAAGAAAACTGGAGATTTACGACCGCGCAAAGCTTGAAAAAATGGCCGATAGCGATTGA
- a CDS encoding peroxiredoxin, which translates to MAVLTGRKAPDFKASAVINGKFDDSFTLSQFKGKYVVLFFYPLDFTFVCPTELHAFQAKLDDFKKRNCEVVGVSVDSKFSHLAWLNTPVKEGGIKGVTYPLVADINKTIAADYDVLVEGAGIAFRGLFLIDKDGMVQHQVVNALGLGRNTDEALRMLEALQHLEKNGEVCPANWHEGQKGMKPDQGGLKDWFKDK; encoded by the coding sequence ATGGCAGTATTGACAGGACGCAAAGCTCCCGACTTCAAGGCCTCCGCCGTCATAAACGGCAAGTTCGACGACAGCTTCACCCTCTCGCAGTTCAAGGGAAAATACGTGGTGTTGTTCTTCTATCCGCTCGACTTCACCTTTGTTTGCCCCACCGAACTTCACGCTTTTCAGGCGAAGCTGGACGACTTCAAAAAACGCAACTGCGAAGTTGTCGGCGTATCGGTCGACTCGAAATTTTCGCATCTCGCGTGGCTGAACACCCCGGTGAAAGAGGGCGGAATCAAAGGGGTCACCTATCCGCTGGTGGCGGACATCAACAAAACCATCGCGGCCGATTACGACGTGCTGGTCGAAGGCGCGGGCATCGCGTTCCGCGGCCTGTTCCTGATCGATAAAGACGGCATGGTGCAGCATCAGGTGGTGAACGCGCTCGGCCTTGGCCGGAACACCGATGAGGCGTTGCGCATGTTGGAAGCGCTGCAACACCTTGAAAAAAACGGCGAGGTCTGCCCGGCCAACTGGCACGAAGGGCAGAAAGGGATGAAGCCGGATCAGGGCGGATTGAAGGATTGGTTCAAGGACAAGTAA
- a CDS encoding hemerythrin family protein: MGKAILPWDDGFSVGIQSFDDQHKKLFEIINRVYTTIVARKNPASRELLNGTLNEMVEYMKLHFEAEEQAMRAHGYPEYEKHKKEHDDFARSVADFKRRYDKGGAMITGELLGSLATWLDTHLNGTDKRYTPYLSARSVQ, translated from the coding sequence ATGGGAAAAGCAATTCTACCGTGGGATGATGGTTTCAGCGTCGGCATTCAGTCGTTCGACGACCAGCACAAAAAACTCTTTGAGATCATCAATCGCGTGTATACCACGATTGTCGCCAGGAAAAATCCGGCAAGCCGGGAGTTGCTGAACGGGACGCTGAACGAGATGGTGGAATACATGAAGCTGCACTTCGAAGCCGAGGAGCAGGCAATGCGGGCGCATGGCTACCCGGAATATGAAAAGCACAAAAAGGAGCACGATGATTTTGCGCGGTCGGTGGCGGATTTTAAACGCCGGTACGATAAAGGAGGCGCGATGATAACGGGGGAGCTATTAGGCTCGCTGGCGACATGGCTGGACACGCACCTGAACGGCACGGACAAGCGGTATACCCCATATCTTTCCGCGCGGAGCGTTCAGTAA
- a CDS encoding Fic family protein, with amino-acid sequence MRLNPKLKITNAITNALTRIERARGFLEAAQLSKDWIKGMQSRALILEAHHTTHIEGTQLTLAQAEKLLAGKPVRDADPNDKKELLNYRKAFDLVAGYLGSGEPITEGLVREIHKRLVQGVRGNKAAPGEYRKIQNYVVNSRTKEVIYTPPPAHEVPIMMRELVDWLNGEKEIHAAIMAGIAQFQLVHIHPFIDGNGRTARLLSTLHLFRTGYDFKKLFTISEFYDRDRPAYYRAIQSVRENDMDMTGWVEYFVEGLAVQLNEVQEKGERVIKQDVLEKKYQLSNRQQKALAFIMDNGNLAIQDFEKLCPRTTRRTLQRELKGMVDGGLLKQEGATNRRRYRLKAKD; translated from the coding sequence ATGAGACTTAATCCAAAACTGAAAATCACCAACGCAATTACCAATGCGCTTACGCGGATTGAACGGGCGCGGGGGTTCCTTGAGGCCGCCCAATTGTCAAAGGATTGGATAAAGGGGATGCAATCCCGCGCCCTAATTCTAGAAGCGCACCATACAACGCATATTGAAGGAACGCAATTGACGCTGGCTCAGGCGGAAAAGCTGTTGGCGGGAAAGCCGGTAAGGGATGCCGACCCAAACGATAAAAAGGAGCTTCTCAACTACCGGAAAGCTTTTGATCTTGTGGCCGGGTATTTGGGGAGCGGTGAGCCGATAACCGAAGGGCTGGTGCGGGAAATCCACAAACGCCTTGTGCAAGGGGTGCGGGGAAATAAGGCCGCCCCCGGCGAATATCGGAAGATTCAAAACTACGTTGTCAACTCAAGAACGAAAGAGGTTATCTATACGCCGCCTCCCGCACATGAAGTTCCGATCATGATGCGGGAGCTTGTTGACTGGCTTAATGGCGAAAAGGAAATTCATGCCGCTATCATGGCGGGAATTGCGCAGTTCCAGTTAGTGCATATCCACCCGTTTATTGACGGCAATGGGCGAACGGCCCGATTGCTATCCACTCTGCATCTTTTCCGCACAGGGTATGACTTCAAAAAGCTTTTTACCATCAGCGAATTCTACGACCGGGACAGGCCAGCTTATTACCGCGCTATCCAAAGCGTTCGGGAAAACGATATGGATATGACCGGCTGGGTCGAATACTTCGTTGAAGGGCTTGCCGTTCAGCTTAACGAGGTGCAAGAGAAAGGCGAGCGGGTCATCAAACAGGATGTTTTGGAAAAGAAGTATCAGCTAAGCAATCGCCAACAGAAGGCGCTTGCCTTCATCATGGATAATGGTAACCTCGCCATTCAAGATTTCGAAAAGCTATGCCCCAGAACGACTCGCCGCACACTTCAACGCGAACTGAAAGGGATGGTCGATGGCGGCTTATTGAAGCAGGAAGGGGCTACAAATCGTCGGCGGTATCGCTTGAAAGCCAAAGACTGA